The following coding sequences lie in one Apium graveolens cultivar Ventura chromosome 1, ASM990537v1, whole genome shotgun sequence genomic window:
- the LOC141710938 gene encoding uncharacterized protein LOC141710938 translates to MKQTADSKCRESLARKPNEKLAPRFYGPFEILQQIGQVAYRLKLPSTSKIHDVFHVSKLKKAVGKHTDFSTIPSNLSPNMELLVEPLEVRCVRSSDHTGKAGTEVLIRWKGLPAFEDSWEQFVVILKQFPQFNLEDKVRVWVAGNVRPPTHITYARRKKQ, encoded by the exons ATGAAGCAAACTGCAGATTCTAAATGCCGTGAG TCCCTTGCTCGCAAACCTAATGAAAAGTTGGCACCCAGATTTTATGGTCCTTTTGAGATACTTCAGCAAATTGGTCAGGTTGCGTACCGACTCAAGTTACCTTCGACATCCAAGATTCACGATGTTTTTCATGTCTCTAAGCTAAAGAAAGCAGTCGGCAAACACACAGATTTTTCAACTATTCCTAGTAACCTTTCTCCTAATATGGAGTTACTGGTAGAACCATTAGAAGTGCGTTGTGTTCGTTCATCCGATCATACTggaaaggcaggtacagaagttCTTATTCGATGGAAGGGTTTGCCAGCTTTTGAAGATTCCTGGGAACAATTTGTGGTCATCTTGAAACAATTTCCTCAATTCAACCTTGAGGACAAGGTTCGAGTTTGGGTGGCGGGTAATGTTAGGCCTCCTACGCACATTACTTACGCTAGACGTAAGaaacaataa